CGCGGTCCTTTCAGTTTACTCGAACTCCCCCAAACCAGCAGCGAAATCTCCATTCCGACCCGATTCCAACGCTCGCACTCCTCGATCCAAGTGTTCTCTCATGGCCACGGCGACTGCGAGTAGGCTCAGCGGGCCGGTCCTGTCGATCCCCAGCTACCGCTCCGCCTCGCCCACCCGCGTCAAGCTCCCCGCCGGTGGCGCCACACGCTCGCCGGGCAAGTCCGTCAGCGTctcgtcctcctcctctgccCCTGCTGGCGCTGTCGCCAGCAAGAGCCGTCGGTCCTGCATGTGCTCCCCGACGAACCACCCGGGCTCTTTCCGATGCGGCCTCCACAAGGAGCGCAAGCAGGCGGCACCATCTTGCAATAGCAAGCCCGGCTCCCCGCCGTCCATCGGCAGCGCCGGCTCGAAGCAGACGGGCAGCGCGCTGGTGCGGCTCGTCCCCATGGAGAGCGGGCACTGGGCACGCAGGGCGCTCGCGCCGTCCCCCGCGGCGCAGCAGTCGCTGCAGCACCGGAGGCGCGTGGGCGGGTCCCGCCCCCGGCCGAGCCGGCTCTCCGCTGTGTCCATGGCCGGCGACCGCTCCGGCGACAACCACCAGTAGACAAACCAACCAACGTCGACATGCCATAGCAAGATAAAGTAGATAGTAAAAAATTCCAGCAACAATTGGAGTTTCAGACCCAATTCTGGGTTCCGGCTTGGCCAATTAGCTAGCTCGTAGATAGAGTGAGCCTTTCGTCCACTCTGTTCTGCTGTGTACAACTCCATCTGGTTTTGGATATGGATAATCATGAGTGACAAATTGGAGACTGATACATGCATCTGATCTGTCCCGTGACGGGAGGCTTATCCATTCATGGATCATGGATGATTTGCCGCAACAACTTTTTGCTTCTGTTTCAGTTTCTGGAGTGTGGGTGCGTCTCGCTCCTGTTTCGGTTTTGGATAAGCTCTGCAAGAGATCACTGGCGTCTCGCTGTCGCTTGCTCCTGTCACGCGGTACTCGTGAGTGCCCCCGGCCGAACGGATCAGGCCTGTAACTT
The sequence above is a segment of the Aegilops tauschii subsp. strangulata cultivar AL8/78 chromosome 6, Aet v6.0, whole genome shotgun sequence genome. Coding sequences within it:
- the LOC109742706 gene encoding uncharacterized protein encodes the protein MSPIILGVDLPTLNPGPIPVSCCLGPAQTPTALCPSPISPPCKKKEKTHFSPEYPSNSIKCAQPAVLSVYSNSPKPAAKSPFRPDSNARTPRSKCSLMATATASRLSGPVLSIPSYRSASPTRVKLPAGGATRSPGKSVSVSSSSSAPAGAVASKSRRSCMCSPTNHPGSFRCGLHKERKQAAPSCNSKPGSPPSIGSAGSKQTGSALVRLVPMESGHWARRALAPSPAAQQSLQHRRRVGGSRPRPSRLSAVSMAGDRSGDNHQ